TCTTATAAAACCCGGGAAGTTGTGGTATAATAAAAAACAGGAGGTATGATATGCCTACAATGACTATGCCAAATAAACTGTATCGAGCATTGGAACAGGCAGCCCGAATGACTGGAGTGCCAAAAGATACCGTCTTGGAAAACGCCCTTAGCCGCTACCTTGCCGAATTGCAAGAAGATGCCGAAGATGCCCACCTTGCCGAAAAAGCGTGGGCTGACTTTGAAAAAAGTGGGGAAGCTGCAATACCTGCCGACGTTCTGTATAAAGAGCTCGGACTATAACTAAAATGAAAGTCGAATATGCTCCGACAGCGAGCAAGCAATTTTCACGGCTCAATAAGCCGCTTCAAAACCGAATCAAAAAATATATGAGTGAAATTGCCTCACTTGATAATCCGCGTTCCCGGGGGAAAGCGCTTACTTCAAATCTTTCAGGACTATGGCGGTACCGCATCGGCGATTACCGCATTTTATGCCGCATCCATGACGATAAGCTAATTATCACTGTCATCGGAATCGGACACCGCTCAACGGTGTATCGATGAACAGAGAAAGTCACGGGAGGTACGATAAAAAGCATCGGCTGAAATAGCGCCTCCGCCGGAGTCTTGAGACAAAAAACGCCGAAGCGTTTTTTATTTATGGGAGACACTCGCGATTTCTGCGCGCTGCTCGAAATCGCAGCGTTCTTATCTCGAGTTTGCGTTGCAAACTCGACTATTGAACGTGTGCGCTCTCGCGCACGGCTAAAACTTTTTTCGAAAGTTGATTCGAAGTCCGCGAAAGCGGACACGTAGAATCAGTTCTTTGCAGAACGAGCCGGAGGCTCTAACTTTCTGCAAAAAGTTTTAAGGAGGTCGTTAATATGCTACTAGCCGAATATGATTATGAAACTGATATAGCCGTACAACGAGCTGAAGAACGTGAAATAGCCTTTGCCGAAGGAATTGAACGAGGAATTGAACGAGGTTTTTCCGACGGTTCCCGTCAAAAAGCGTTTGAAACGGCACGGGTTTTAAAACAACTCGGCGATTCCGTAAAAAAGATAATGCAAGTTACCGGCCTCAGCAAAAAAGAAGTGGAAGCACTGAAGTAATTACACGGTACCGATTACCAATTTGCAAAGACTGCCGCCCCAAGCCGGAAGAACCTTCGGCTTCGGGGCGGTTTTTTTTGTGTAGCAACTATGGCAGAGACGGTGAAAATGCGCTATACTGACCGCCGTAGCGGAGGCATACATGAACGTATTGGTAATCGGCGGCGCCGGATATATCGGCAGCCACGTCGTTAAAGAATTGATGAAGCAAAAGCACCGCGTAACCGTTTTCGACAATCTTTCGAGCGGTCTGCGCCAAAATCTTTTTAAAGAAAACGAATTCATATACGGAACGATTTTGATCCCGGGCGATTTGGACGCGGCCTTTGCAAAAGGCTTTGACGCCTTTATACACTTGGCGGCTTTCAAAGCGGCAGGCGAATCGATGATCGCTCCCGAAAAATATTCTATTAACAATATCAACGGCACGCTCAATATCTTAAATGCAGCCGTCTCTCACGGCTGCAAGCGCATGGTGTTTTCGTCGTCCGCAGCCGTATTCGGAGAACCGCAGTATCTTCCGATAGACGAAGGCCATCCGAAACATCCCGAAAATTATTACGGCTATACGAAGCTTTCGATCGAAGAGTTTATGGCGTGGTACGAAAAACTGCGAGGCCTGCGCTTTGCAGCGCTCCGCTATTTTAACGCGGCAGGTTACGACGTCGACGGAGAACTCTGCGGCCTCGAACAAAATCCCGCAAACCTTTTGCCGGTGATCATGGAAGTCGCCTGCGGTATGCGCGAAAAGCTCAAAATATTCGGCAGCGACTACGATACGCGCGACGGAACCTGTATCCGCGACTACGTGCACGTAAGCGATTTGGCCGCCGCCCACGTAAAAGCGCTCGAATACATCGCAGAACACGACGAAAGCATTTCGGTAAATCTCGGAAGCGAAAAAGGTATGACGGTGACGGAAATGGTCGAAGCCGCGCGGCGCATCACAGGCCGCCCGATTCCCGCCGACTATGTCGCGCGCCGTGCAGGAGATCCCGCATCTCTCGTTGCGACGAGCAAATATGCGTACGAAAAGCTCGGCTGGAAAGCGCAGTATTCCGATACGGATACGCTCGTCCGAACGACGTGGAACGCATATCAAAAATACAACGGGCTTGTTAAAAACTAACCGATTTTTAGGCAACACTTATGAGGCAAAAAAATGAATAACGATACGAAACAAAAACTCTTCGATTATATTGCATCTTCGAAACGCGATATCGTTGCGCTCGAAACGCTTTTGACGAGCCATCCCTCCCTCGCTCCGGAAAACGGCGGACAGGGCGAAATCGAAAAATGCGAAGCGCTTATCGCGTGGCTCCGCGAACAGGGTTTTACGAATATCGAACGATACGACGCGCCCGATCCGCGCGTTGCAAGCGGCATCCGCCCGAACGCGGTCGCGACCCTTCCCGGCAAATCGGACGATTTTTCGGTGTGGGTTATGGCGCACTTGGATGTCGTACCCGTCGGTGAAAAATCGCTGTGGCATTCCGATCCGTGGAAAGTCGTCGAAAAAGACGGCAAGCTCTACGGGCGCGGCGTCGAAGACAATCAGCAGGGGCTCACGTCCGGCGTCTTTGCAGCCCTCGCGTATATGAAGTGCGGCATCGTCCCCGAACACACGGTCAAACTTTTATTTATGGCCGACGAAGAAGTGGGCAGCGAATACGGCATAAAATATTTATTAAAAGCGCACAAGCTTTTCCGCAAAGAAGACATCATCGTCATTCCCGACGGCGGAGACGCAAAGGGAGAAACGATCGAAGTCGCCGAAAAAAATATTTTATGGCTCCGCTTCCGCGTAACGGGCAAACAGACGCACGGCTCGCGTCCAGACACCGGATGCAACGCCTGTCTTGCCTCCGATGCCCTTGCGCTTTCGCTCCACGATATGAAAGACGTGTTCAACAAACGCGATCCGCTTTTTACGCCCGACTGTTCGACCTTCGAGCCGACGATGCGGATGCAAAACGTCGGCAGCATCAATATCATTCCGGGAGAAGACGTGTTCTGCATGGACTGCAGGATCATCCCGTGCTACACGCTCAAAGAAGTGTACGCTGAAGTCGATACGCGCTGCAAAGCGATAGAAAAAAAATACGGCGTAAAAATCGAATATACGATGCCGCAGGCAGGCGAATCGCCCGCGACTCCCGTCGACGCTCCCGTCGTGCAAAAGCTTTCCGAAGCGCTGAAAGCGGTGCACGGAAAAACCGCACGCACGATCGGTATCGGAGGCGGCACCGTCGCAGCTCCGCTTCGGGAGCTCGGCTACAACGCCGCCGTATGGAGCACGCTAGACGACATGGCTCATCAACCCGATGAATACTGCATCCTCGACAATATCGTTTCCGACGCGCAGACGCTCGCATTTTTGTTCGGCGCCTGAACGGCACGCAATTTTTACAGGAGCAATCATGAACTTTGCCGCAATTGAACACCGTTCGTTTGACAATTACTGTTATCCGCTTGATAAAGATACGCTTTCGATACACATACGCACCGGAAAAGATATTCGGCGCGTAACGCTTGTTTGGGGCGATCCGTTTGACCGCGGCCTCATGGGAGGTGCGTGGAATTGGATCGGAAAACGCACGGAAATGACGGACGTACGTGAGCTGCCCGATCACCTGTGGTGGTCTCTCACGGTAAAGCCCGAATTCAAACGATGTCAATATTATTTTGAACTCGACGACGGCGGGCAAACGCTGTGCTATGTCGAAAACGGTTTTTTTACGCAAGCGGATTTGAAAAAGCAAACTTTTCCTTTCATATTTATATTTCCGTGGATGAACGAAGCCGATATCTGTACGCCGCCCGAATGGCCGGAAAATACGGTGTGGTACCAAATTTTTCCGTCGCGTTTTTGCAGGGGCGGCAAAGCCGATACAAATGCGTATCGCAAATGGGCGCCTCCCGACAAAACGGTAACGAATGAAGAGCGATACGGCGGTAATCTGCAGGGTATTACCGACAAGCTCGATTACCTTGCGCGGCTCGGCATAACCGGTTTGTATCTCAATCCCGTCAACCGCTCTCCGTCGCAGCATAAATACGATACGACCGATTACCTGCGGATAGACGAATCGTTCGGTACGAATGACGATATGAAGCGCCTCGTATCGGAAGCGCACAGGCGCGGCATCCGCGTTATGCTCGACGGTGTTTTCAATCATACGGGCACGGATTTTTTTGCATGGCAAGACGTGCTTAAAAACCGCGACAAATCGAAATACGCATCGTGGTATATCGTCAATAATTTCAATTTCGCCGGCAGCGGTAAAGCGCGGCACGGCGATTATTATACGTTTGCATTTGCGGACGGCATGCCCAAGCTCAATACGAACAATCCCGAAGTACGGGAATATTTGCTGAACGTGTGCGAAACGTGGGTGAAAGAATACGATATCGATGCGCTTCGTATGGATGTTGCAAACGAACTGTCGCACGTTTTCTGCCGCGAACTGCATGAGCGTATGCGTAAACTGAAAAGCGATTTTTATATCGTCGGGGAAATATGGCATAATTCGATGCCGTGGCTGCGCGGCGACGAATTCGATGCGGTTATGAATTATCCGCTTTCGAATGCCGTTTTCGATTTCGCCTCTTCGCCTGAAACGGATACGCGGACGCTTGAGAGGAATATCAATTATTGCCTTACGATGTATTACAGCCAGACGACTCGCGTACAGTTCAATTTATTGGACAGCCACGATACGGTAAGGCTCGTTACAAAGACGAAAAACCGCGACAAAACGTTGCAGCAGCTTGTGTTTTTGTTCGCGATGCCCGGCAGCGTATGCATGTATTACGGCACCGAAGTGCTTCTCGAAGGAGCCCACGATCCCGACAACAGACGGTGTATGCCGTGGAAAGAAATCGAAAGCGGCAAATACGACGAGCAAATCGATTTTACGAAAAAGTTGATCGCGCTCCGCCGCACGCACCGCGCACTTCGAAGCGCCGACCTGCGCTTTATATATGAAGGAGCGGCAAAAGCCGATTCCCGCCTTGTGCATATACGCAAATTTGCCGATGGGGAAACGGCGGATATCGTGTTTAATTTCGGATGTGAAGACGTCAGTATCGCCGATACAGGCGGAAAACCGGTAATGAGCGGCGCGTACGAATCGGGTATACTGCATAGGGACGGATTCATCGTAACGATTGCATAATTTTTCGCTTATTTTTCACTTGTTTTCCGCTTATATCGTACTGAAAAGCCCGTAAAGCCGATTTTTTTCCGCTTTGTAAGAAAATTTTTATTGACAGATTAAAAATAACGAAAGATAATTACTATAACTAAAAAGGCTTTAGAAGGAGGCTTTAATGAAAAAGTTTTGTGCTCTCATCTCTGTCTTACTGATACTCGCCGTTCACGCATCGGCGGACGTATCGGTAAAAAAACTCGGAGACGGAAACATAGAAGTGACGTTCTTCTATGGAAATCCGCGCGCACAAGAGGTTGTCCTCGCAGGAGACTTTACCGATTGGCAAAACGGCGCCCTGCCGATGACAAAAGGTGAAAAGGGATGGACCTATGTCCGTATCGTTCCGCCGGGAACCGTTATGAAATATAAATTTATTTCAGACGGAAACTGGACGGAAGACTTACGCGAGCCGGACAAAGTGGATGACGGTTTCGGCGGACATAACGGTCTTGTCGATGTCGACGTTTTGGTTGCGGCGCAAAGCAAGTCGGAAAATGCCGCTGCAGGTGCAAGTGCGAAACGCGCCGGTAATCTGAAATTTTCAACATGGGGTATGCTCGGCTATCAGATGAAATGGGGCGACGGTAAGAAAGACACCAAAAACGACCTCGACAGTGCCGGTTTGAATCTCACTTCGTATCTTAAAATAAGCGGCGAAGCGCTTCCGCGGCTGCCTATTTACATCGAAGTGGCGCTTGCCGAACAAAAAGGTTTCGACAATCTGTATAAACGCAATGTCAGAAATTGGGACGAAGGCTGGAAAAATCTTTTGGTCGACACGATTTTCGATCCGATTTATTATTACGGAGGACAGGATAAGGCGAAAACCTATCTCGGGCACCTCAAAATGGGATTGAATACGCCGATTGTAAACTGGACGACCGGCTATAAATACGCGAAGCTTTCGCCTCATCAAAACGTAAACTGGAACACGGTCGATAAAGAATGGGAAGCGGGCTACAATGAAGTCGGCGGTTTCAACCAATTCGATTTTGCACCGCTGTTTGCAAAACTGCTCGCAGATACCGGCGTTGAAGCGGATGTCGTCGTCGCTCCGAACCGCTCTGCAGACCGCGCGGGTTCGCAGTACGGTATGTACGCCTACGGTTGGTCGCGCTTTAACATCGCCGATTTCCCGCAGTATATCGATCTCCAATATAACGGCGCATACGGCAAAACCTATGATACGATTTTCAAAGAAGTGATGGAACACGACATCATCTTCGGTTATCAGGGTATTTACGGACCCGTTACCGTAAAAGCGAACGCTCTTTGGAACCGCTACGGTTCGTACGACAACGGCGACGGAACGAAAACCCTGTACGCACCGGCGACATCCGATGTCGGTTTGGTTCACGACGAAAATAAAAACTTCGGCGATAATTCCGCTTCCAACGTAAACGTTTCATACAGCTCGGATACGGTCAAAGCGACGGTCGGCTATCGGTACCGCGGTATTCAGGCGAATATGATGTATGTCGAACAAGGAGCGGACGATCATAGCAATATCACCGATCAGCTCGGTTTCCGCAATACGCAAGTGATCTTCGGCGGCGCCGATGTCATGCTGCTCGATAACGCGCTTACCGTCGGCTTGGACGCGCAGCTTACGATGGTGTTCAACAAAGACAACGATTATTACTATGATGAAGCAAAGAAATTCAACAACAAAGATACGGCTCTCATTAAAATAAAACCGCGCGCAGCGTACGACTTCAATCCGTACTTCGATTTCCCCGCAAAGCTCGACGGCTATATCAGATTCGACGCGGTTACGAAAAGCGACGACGAATTTGTGCGCAAAGACAAGAGCGCCTTTATCGTTGCGGAAGCGGGTGTGCGTTATAACCAAACCTTCGATACGGCAGTCGTAAAAGGTTTGACTGCGACCTACGCGTTCGACAATCTCGGAGGCGAATACGTATTCAATACGCTTTCGGCGGATGTTTCGCTTTTGCGCGACATCGTGGCAAGCTGCGGTATCGGAGTCCGCACGGAAGGAACGAAAACCTTTGACGATATTTTGAATCCGTTTGCATTCTTTATCGGTGCTCGGAAAAAGCTCAACGTTGCGGCCATTTACAAGCCGACCGCGTATTGCTACGTATTGGCGGGTATGGATCCGTTCAAAGAATTCAACGACGGACCGACGGCCTATCGATACAATACCGACAGCTACACGTGGTATCGCAACACGGACGACCGAAAGGACTATGACGGTGAAACGGCAATTCGCATAGGTCTCGTGTGGGATCTCTAATCGGGAGGAAAATGATGAAAAAAATGACAATAGCGGCACTTATCGCCGCAGCGATAGCGGCGCTCGTTTTTACGGGATGCACGACGGGCGATCCCGACTTACCGGTATCGGTCAAGCCCGCATATATCATCGGGGGCGCGACGGCAGGAGATGCGGCGGGCACGGAGCAGTGGAGCACAATGCGCGTGCCGATTACGTTTGCCGCGGGAAAAGCGACATACGAGTTTACACATTCGGCGGAAAAAGAGACCGCATGGGGCAACGGTCCCGGTAAAACATCGTTTAAGCTTTTGCTCGACGAAGCGGGAGCTACGGCGTGGGCGACGAACAGCACTACGCCGCTCACAGCGGGCACGGAGCTCGTTACGGATGTCGGAGGCGCCAATAATATCGTGCTTGACGGATTGACGGTCGGCACGAAGTATAAGATCACGATTACCGCCAGCGGGCTGATTATAAAAGTCAAATTCGAATAAAAGGCTTCGTATACGGACTGTCCGAAAACCGAAGTTTTCGGACAGTTTCCCGAATTTACTATGCATTTATAAAAAATGAGGAAACAGTATGAAACATAGAGGATTTTTATGTGCGCTCGCAGCGGCGGCTTTGTGCACGGCTGCGGCATCTGCGGCGCCCGCAAAGCGTATTTCGCTTAAAGTATGGGAATCGGCCGGCCCGGAACAGGAGTTCATCGTTTGGGCTATAAAAGAATTCAGAAAAACGCATAACCGAACAACGATCACGTACGAACCCGTCGGATCGACGGACACGCGTGCAAAGATCGAATTGGACGGACCGGCGGGCGTGGGTGCCGACGTTTTCGTCGCTCCCCACGATCATATCGGGGCTCTTGTAAACGGCGGACACGTCGTTGCGAATACGACGGCAGGCTACCTCGATCCGTTTATTTCGGCGGCGAAAACGGCCGCGACGTATAAAGGCAAAGTCTACGGATATCCGCTCGGCATTGAAACCTACGGTCTTTTTTATAATAAAAAAATTATCAAAACGCCTCCCAAAACGTGGGAAGACATCGTCGCCTTTGCAAAGACGTATAACAACAAAGCGCAAAACAAATATGCGCTCGTGTGGCCGGTCGGCGACGGCTATTACGAATATATGTTTATGAGCGCATTCGGCGCGCAGCTTTTCGGACCGAACGGCAGCGACAGACGGCAGCACAATATCAACAGCCCTGCTGCGATAAAAGGCTTGACTTATCTGCAAAATCTGCGTAAAAAGATCCTCGACGTTCCGTCCGCCGATATGACGGGAGATTTTTGCAATTCTTCGTTTATCGAAGGAAAGGCGGCTATGATCATCACCGGACCGTGGAAGATCTCGGACTTTACGAAATCCGGTGTCGACTTCGGCATCACGACGCTTCCGGAATTTCCGGGACAAAATAAACCGGCAACTTCGTTTTCCGGCGTACGTCTCGCGTTCGTCAGCTCGTATTCCGAAAATGCGGAAGAAGCGGCCGCATTCGCCGCGTTTATTACGAGCAAAGAAGCGCTTATGAAACGTTTCGAAATCACCAAACAGATTCCGCCGCGAATGGACATCACGACGAACGATCCGGTTTCGAACGGAATTTTGGCGCAGACAAAGTATGCCATTCCCATGCCGACGATTCCTCAAATGGGTACGTATTGGTCGGCGATGAATGCGGCCTATGCCGGCATTTGGGACGGCGATAACGTTGAAAAAGACCTCAACGCTGCGGCCGCCGCAATGGACGCCGCTCGCTGATCGGTTATCGATAAAAAGGGAGCGCACCGGCAGTCCGGCGAATGCAAAGTACGCTTGTCCGTACGCTGCTTTGCATTCGTTTCGCCGTTTCTGCGCAGCTTTGTTTTTCCGCTTTAGACTTCACGGCATATTTTTCACCGGTGTGCTCCTCGTATTATTAAACCGCAATTTTTTACAGTACGATTTTGCGATACGATTCCGAATGTACGTTCTCGGTTTCAAAAGGGGATATAAAAAATGAACAATAGGGTAAACCCTGACAAAGTGAGGAGAGCTCCCGTCGCTTCGTGTTTTTTTATGGGGCTCGGGCAAATCCTGTACTTAAAACAATACCTGCGCGGTATCATCCTTGCGCTCTTTGAAGTTGTCATACTTTGCTGCGTTATCTTCGGTACAAAAAAAATCATACCGAAAGATCAGAGCGCCTACGAATATATGCAGAGCGCTCCCGATACCGTCGAGATGATCGATTATCTCGAAGCGAACGACTGGCCGAACCTTGCAGAGATCGTGCTTGCGCGCAAAGAAAAAATCCGCACCTATGTGCAAAACAGCGTGCAATCGTGGAGTCGTTCCATTGTACGCTATTACAAAAAGAAAGATGCCGCACTCGGCGCTGCGGTGCAAAATCATTTCGACGATTTTATTCCCGGCTTTTTCGCTTCGGTCGATTGGGATGATCCCTATGCCGTCGAAGATGCGGTTTTCAGTTTTGTCGATGAAGTCAATACCGCAGTCGATGATTTTCAATCTCAGCTTGCGGATAAAGCGGACGATGCCTATGCCGATGAAATCGACCGTGCCGGAGAAAAATTCATAGACCGTTACGCCGCGGCGGCCGCAAAATACGATCGCAAACTTTCCAAAGCGACGGCAAAAACGGCGCTCGCAAACGGCGAAATGAAATTGTTCGACGAAAATTACGACGGATGCGCCGTTTGCAAACATGCGGCCGCAGCCGGACGCAGAACGCAGGGACATCGCGCATTTTTCCGAGGCCCCATCGTTACCGCAATAGCAGGCTTGATTACGCTCGGTTCTCCGCAGGCGACGACGGTAGCGAAATACGCCGACCATTCGATCTTTATGATGATAAACGGTTTGCTTTGCCTCATCGTCCTTGCGATTTTTTTCATCACCTATGCATACAATATAAAATCGGCAAAAGAAGATGCCGAAAAAATAATAAAATTCAATAAATTTCCGACGCTTCGCGAAACGCGCAACGATATTTCGCAGCGTTCGTTTGCGGTGATCGGAATTACGCCGTGCATCATCCTCATAGCGTTTTTTACGGTCATACCGCTTTTGTTTTCGGCGCTCGTCGCGTTTACGAATTATTCTTCGCCGGATCACATTCCTCCGAACAGCCTCGTCGATTGGGTCGGTTTCAGAAATTTCGTAACGATGTTCAGTTCTCACGGAAGCAGCGGCGGGCAGTGGGCGAACACTTTTTCCCGCGTTGCGCTGTGGACGCTCGTTTGGGCGGTTCTTTCGACGACTACCTGCTTTTTTACGGGATTCTTTTTTGCCGTCATCCTGCAGGACAAGCGCATAAAGATTCCGGAACTGTACCGCACGGTGTTTATCCTTCCGTATGCGATCCCTCAAATGCTTTCGCTTTTTATCTGGGCGAATTTACTGAACGGAACTTTCGGGCCGATAAACCGCACGCTTATCTTTTTCAAAATCATTTCACAAGGCATACCCTGGCTCTCCGATCCGATGATGGCAAAGTTGACGCTTATACTCGTCAATATTTGGATCGGATTTCCGTACAGCATGATCCTCATCACCAGCAGTATGACTGCTATTTCAAATTCGATGTACGAAGCGGCCGTTATCGACGGCGCGAATAAGTGGGAACAGTTCAGAAGCATTACCTTCCCGCTCGTGATGTACCAGCTGAAACCGATTCTCATCATGCAGTTCGCAGGAAACATCAACAACTTCGGTGCGGTGTTTTTCCTGACCGCCGGAGGGCCGAATCTGCCCGACACGATTTCGACGCAGGCGGGATCTACGGATATCCTCATATCGTGGATATTTAAATTGACGATGAATACGCCGAATATGTACAACATCGCATCGGTGCTCTCCATTTTGGTCTTTATCGTACTCGTGCCGTTTGCACTGTACAATTTTATGCGGACGAAATCGTTCAAGGAAAGCGAAATATGAAACAAGACAGAACAAACAGCCGTTCTCCGGTAACCGTTTTTTTAACAATCATATTGGTAATTCAGCTCATCGTCGTGCTGTATCCCATTGCGTTTACGATCAGCGCGGCCTTTACAAAATCGAATTCACTTGCGGCGACATCGATCGTACCCTTCCCCCGCAATCCGTCGCTGTTCCAGTTCCGGCGCCTGCTGACGCCCGCCAATCAATTCGTTAAAGGTACGACGGACGTGCTCGGTACCAATTACGTGCACTGGTATCTGAATACGCTGCAAATCGCATGTATGAATACCGTGCTTACGGTTCTCCTGTGCAGTACGGTCGGGTATATTTTTTCACGCTTTACGTTTCCGTTCCGCAAAACGGTTATGGCGTCGATGATCATTCTCCAAATGTTTCCGAGCTTTATCG
This Treponema socranskii subsp. buccale DNA region includes the following protein-coding sequences:
- a CDS encoding type II toxin-antitoxin system RelE family toxin, which gives rise to MKVEYAPTASKQFSRLNKPLQNRIKKYMSEIASLDNPRSRGKALTSNLSGLWRYRIGDYRILCRIHDDKLIITVIGIGHRSTVYR
- the galE gene encoding UDP-glucose 4-epimerase GalE is translated as MNVLVIGGAGYIGSHVVKELMKQKHRVTVFDNLSSGLRQNLFKENEFIYGTILIPGDLDAAFAKGFDAFIHLAAFKAAGESMIAPEKYSINNINGTLNILNAAVSHGCKRMVFSSSAAVFGEPQYLPIDEGHPKHPENYYGYTKLSIEEFMAWYEKLRGLRFAALRYFNAAGYDVDGELCGLEQNPANLLPVIMEVACGMREKLKIFGSDYDTRDGTCIRDYVHVSDLAAAHVKALEYIAEHDESISVNLGSEKGMTVTEMVEAARRITGRPIPADYVARRAGDPASLVATSKYAYEKLGWKAQYSDTDTLVRTTWNAYQKYNGLVKN
- a CDS encoding M20 family metallo-hydrolase gives rise to the protein MNNDTKQKLFDYIASSKRDIVALETLLTSHPSLAPENGGQGEIEKCEALIAWLREQGFTNIERYDAPDPRVASGIRPNAVATLPGKSDDFSVWVMAHLDVVPVGEKSLWHSDPWKVVEKDGKLYGRGVEDNQQGLTSGVFAALAYMKCGIVPEHTVKLLFMADEEVGSEYGIKYLLKAHKLFRKEDIIVIPDGGDAKGETIEVAEKNILWLRFRVTGKQTHGSRPDTGCNACLASDALALSLHDMKDVFNKRDPLFTPDCSTFEPTMRMQNVGSINIIPGEDVFCMDCRIIPCYTLKEVYAEVDTRCKAIEKKYGVKIEYTMPQAGESPATPVDAPVVQKLSEALKAVHGKTARTIGIGGGTVAAPLRELGYNAAVWSTLDDMAHQPDEYCILDNIVSDAQTLAFLFGA
- a CDS encoding glycoside hydrolase family 13 protein, with the protein product MNFAAIEHRSFDNYCYPLDKDTLSIHIRTGKDIRRVTLVWGDPFDRGLMGGAWNWIGKRTEMTDVRELPDHLWWSLTVKPEFKRCQYYFELDDGGQTLCYVENGFFTQADLKKQTFPFIFIFPWMNEADICTPPEWPENTVWYQIFPSRFCRGGKADTNAYRKWAPPDKTVTNEERYGGNLQGITDKLDYLARLGITGLYLNPVNRSPSQHKYDTTDYLRIDESFGTNDDMKRLVSEAHRRGIRVMLDGVFNHTGTDFFAWQDVLKNRDKSKYASWYIVNNFNFAGSGKARHGDYYTFAFADGMPKLNTNNPEVREYLLNVCETWVKEYDIDALRMDVANELSHVFCRELHERMRKLKSDFYIVGEIWHNSMPWLRGDEFDAVMNYPLSNAVFDFASSPETDTRTLERNINYCLTMYYSQTTRVQFNLLDSHDTVRLVTKTKNRDKTLQQLVFLFAMPGSVCMYYGTEVLLEGAHDPDNRRCMPWKEIESGKYDEQIDFTKKLIALRRTHRALRSADLRFIYEGAAKADSRLVHIRKFADGETADIVFNFGCEDVSIADTGGKPVMSGAYESGILHRDGFIVTIA
- a CDS encoding glycogen-binding domain-containing protein, which translates into the protein MKKFCALISVLLILAVHASADVSVKKLGDGNIEVTFFYGNPRAQEVVLAGDFTDWQNGALPMTKGEKGWTYVRIVPPGTVMKYKFISDGNWTEDLREPDKVDDGFGGHNGLVDVDVLVAAQSKSENAAAGASAKRAGNLKFSTWGMLGYQMKWGDGKKDTKNDLDSAGLNLTSYLKISGEALPRLPIYIEVALAEQKGFDNLYKRNVRNWDEGWKNLLVDTIFDPIYYYGGQDKAKTYLGHLKMGLNTPIVNWTTGYKYAKLSPHQNVNWNTVDKEWEAGYNEVGGFNQFDFAPLFAKLLADTGVEADVVVAPNRSADRAGSQYGMYAYGWSRFNIADFPQYIDLQYNGAYGKTYDTIFKEVMEHDIIFGYQGIYGPVTVKANALWNRYGSYDNGDGTKTLYAPATSDVGLVHDENKNFGDNSASNVNVSYSSDTVKATVGYRYRGIQANMMYVEQGADDHSNITDQLGFRNTQVIFGGADVMLLDNALTVGLDAQLTMVFNKDNDYYYDEAKKFNNKDTALIKIKPRAAYDFNPYFDFPAKLDGYIRFDAVTKSDDEFVRKDKSAFIVAEAGVRYNQTFDTAVVKGLTATYAFDNLGGEYVFNTLSADVSLLRDIVASCGIGVRTEGTKTFDDILNPFAFFIGARKKLNVAAIYKPTAYCYVLAGMDPFKEFNDGPTAYRYNTDSYTWYRNTDDRKDYDGETAIRIGLVWDL
- a CDS encoding sugar ABC transporter substrate-binding protein, encoding MKHRGFLCALAAAALCTAAASAAPAKRISLKVWESAGPEQEFIVWAIKEFRKTHNRTTITYEPVGSTDTRAKIELDGPAGVGADVFVAPHDHIGALVNGGHVVANTTAGYLDPFISAAKTAATYKGKVYGYPLGIETYGLFYNKKIIKTPPKTWEDIVAFAKTYNNKAQNKYALVWPVGDGYYEYMFMSAFGAQLFGPNGSDRRQHNINSPAAIKGLTYLQNLRKKILDVPSADMTGDFCNSSFIEGKAAMIITGPWKISDFTKSGVDFGITTLPEFPGQNKPATSFSGVRLAFVSSYSENAEEAAAFAAFITSKEALMKRFEITKQIPPRMDITTNDPVSNGILAQTKYAIPMPTIPQMGTYWSAMNAAYAGIWDGDNVEKDLNAAAAAMDAAR
- a CDS encoding carbohydrate ABC transporter permease; protein product: MNNRVNPDKVRRAPVASCFFMGLGQILYLKQYLRGIILALFEVVILCCVIFGTKKIIPKDQSAYEYMQSAPDTVEMIDYLEANDWPNLAEIVLARKEKIRTYVQNSVQSWSRSIVRYYKKKDAALGAAVQNHFDDFIPGFFASVDWDDPYAVEDAVFSFVDEVNTAVDDFQSQLADKADDAYADEIDRAGEKFIDRYAAAAAKYDRKLSKATAKTALANGEMKLFDENYDGCAVCKHAAAAGRRTQGHRAFFRGPIVTAIAGLITLGSPQATTVAKYADHSIFMMINGLLCLIVLAIFFITYAYNIKSAKEDAEKIIKFNKFPTLRETRNDISQRSFAVIGITPCIILIAFFTVIPLLFSALVAFTNYSSPDHIPPNSLVDWVGFRNFVTMFSSHGSSGGQWANTFSRVALWTLVWAVLSTTTCFFTGFFFAVILQDKRIKIPELYRTVFILPYAIPQMLSLFIWANLLNGTFGPINRTLIFFKIISQGIPWLSDPMMAKLTLILVNIWIGFPYSMILITSSMTAISNSMYEAAVIDGANKWEQFRSITFPLVMYQLKPILIMQFAGNINNFGAVFFLTAGGPNLPDTISTQAGSTDILISWIFKLTMNTPNMYNIASVLSILVFIVLVPFALYNFMRTKSFKESEI